A genomic segment from Luteolibacter ambystomatis encodes:
- a CDS encoding NAD(P)/FAD-dependent oxidoreductase — protein sequence MTPRLETVDIVLPLDSSEDEAVWKSAAAEKLGVAVERICGVRLRKHSIDARHRRVKVQLRIDVAIDGPLPEEATPEWHSPALPSTAKTVVIVGAGPAGLFAALRCLELGMKPIVLERGKDASARRFDLAPILREGRVVEDSNYCFGEGGAGTFSDGKLYTRATKRGPVAKVYEILVAHGAPTKILTDAHPHIGSNLLPNVVKAIRNSVIAAGGEVRFLTRVTDFIIAEGRMKAVVTQDGQEIAAEAVILATGHSARDIYKLLAAKQVLMEAKPFAVGFRIEHPQPFVDRIQYHLHQDEPRPDLLPAARYRLATKIRGRGVHSFCMCPGGWIVPAATENDEVVVNGMSLARRDSPFANSGMVVTVEPEDVKRFEKEHGVLAGIAYQKELERTAKIAGGGGQVAPGQRVPDFLAGKISADLPEMSYFPGAKSAPLHELLPQGITSRMREGLRLFGSQMHGYASSQGLLLGFETRTSSPVRIPRRDDTLEHPEIAGLFPCGEGAGYAGGIVSAAMDGMRCAEAVAS from the coding sequence GTGACACCCCGCCTCGAAACCGTTGACATCGTCCTGCCTCTCGATTCCTCCGAGGACGAGGCCGTGTGGAAATCCGCCGCTGCGGAAAAGCTCGGGGTGGCAGTGGAGCGCATCTGCGGCGTACGCCTGCGGAAGCATTCCATCGATGCCCGCCACCGCAGGGTGAAAGTGCAACTCCGCATTGATGTTGCCATCGATGGGCCGTTGCCCGAGGAAGCCACCCCGGAGTGGCATTCGCCTGCATTACCCTCCACGGCAAAGACGGTGGTCATCGTCGGCGCCGGTCCAGCCGGATTGTTCGCGGCGCTGCGTTGCCTGGAGCTGGGCATGAAACCGATCGTGCTGGAGCGCGGCAAGGACGCCAGCGCGCGACGCTTCGACCTCGCGCCGATTCTCCGCGAAGGGCGGGTGGTCGAAGATTCGAACTACTGCTTCGGCGAAGGCGGAGCGGGCACGTTCTCGGACGGCAAACTTTACACGCGTGCGACCAAGCGCGGTCCGGTGGCGAAGGTGTATGAGATCCTCGTCGCCCACGGCGCGCCAACAAAGATTCTCACGGATGCGCATCCGCACATCGGCTCGAACCTGCTGCCGAACGTGGTGAAAGCCATCCGCAACTCCGTGATCGCCGCCGGAGGCGAGGTAAGGTTCCTCACACGGGTCACCGATTTCATCATCGCGGAAGGCCGCATGAAGGCCGTGGTCACGCAGGACGGGCAGGAGATCGCCGCGGAGGCGGTGATCCTCGCCACCGGCCACTCGGCGCGGGACATTTACAAGCTGCTCGCGGCGAAGCAGGTGTTGATGGAGGCGAAGCCCTTCGCGGTCGGTTTCCGGATCGAACATCCGCAGCCGTTCGTCGATCGCATCCAGTATCATCTTCATCAGGATGAGCCGCGACCCGATCTTCTCCCCGCCGCGCGCTATCGTCTCGCGACGAAGATCCGCGGTCGTGGCGTACATTCCTTCTGCATGTGCCCCGGCGGATGGATCGTGCCTGCCGCCACCGAGAATGACGAGGTGGTGGTGAATGGCATGAGTCTCGCGCGGCGAGACTCCCCTTTCGCGAACTCCGGCATGGTCGTGACCGTGGAGCCGGAGGACGTGAAGCGTTTCGAGAAGGAGCATGGCGTGCTCGCGGGCATCGCCTATCAGAAGGAACTCGAGCGCACCGCGAAGATCGCAGGCGGTGGTGGACAGGTCGCCCCCGGCCAGCGTGTGCCCGATTTCCTCGCGGGCAAGATTTCCGCGGACCTTCCGGAGATGAGTTATTTCCCCGGCGCGAAGTCCGCGCCACTGCATGAACTGTTGCCGCAGGGCATCACCAGCCGCATGCGCGAAGGTTTGCGACTCTTCGGCAGCCAGATGCACGGCTACGCCAGCAGCCAGGGGCTTCTGTTAGGCTTCGAGACTCGCACCAGTTCGCCCGTCCGCATCCCGCGACGCGACGATACCTTGGAGCATCCGGAGATCGCAGGCCTCTTCCCCTGCGGCGAAGGCGCGGGCTACGCCGGTGGCATCGTCAGCGCCGCCATGGACGGCATGCGCTGCGCCGAAGCGGTTGCAAGCTGA